From the Priestia koreensis genome, one window contains:
- a CDS encoding MTH1187 family thiamine-binding protein — protein MAIIDMTIIPLGTETPSMSHYVADIHKILDNHKDRVTYQLTPMSTLIEGELSDLLELVKELHEVPFDKGIQRVCTNIRIDDRRDKKHTMAGKLASVQSKIEG, from the coding sequence ATGGCTATTATTGATATGACAATTATTCCGCTTGGGACTGAAACACCGAGCATGAGTCATTATGTAGCAGATATTCATAAGATTCTGGACAATCATAAAGACCGCGTTACATACCAGCTCACACCGATGAGTACACTTATTGAAGGAGAACTGAGTGATCTATTAGAGCTTGTAAAAGAGCTTCACGAAGTGCCATTTGATAAGGGGATTCAGCGCGTATGCACAAATATCCGCATTGATGATCGTCGTGATAAAAAGCATACAATGGCTGGGAAACTAGCTTCGGTTCAAAGTAAAATAGAAGGATAA
- a CDS encoding peptidoglycan-binding protein, with translation MKKLIYSIALGSTLTIVPTISHAALGDTTLKYGMKSQDVKQLQQTLKNKGYFSAGTTTYFGSITKDALMKFQRANHLSADGIAGKNTYRALLSGATVSSSAKVSSTGLLKQGSRGAAVQQVQQLLKNKGYFKANTTTYFGPITRDAVMNFQRANHLSVDGVVGSATLKALNGGGTSASTVSSSTSSSATLKLGMSGSSVTSLQSKLKSKGYLKVSPTGYYGSLTKNAVMALQRAHGLSVDGVAGPATMRALGSASSVSSTSSVKGITSQDKAAQIISIGKQYMGVPYVWGGSSPSGFDCSGFINYVFAKAGVSVPRTAATIYSAGQSVSSPSVGDLVFFETYKPGPSHVGIYLGNGQFLNASSSRGVTITDMNTSYWQSRYLGAKSYY, from the coding sequence ATGAAGAAGTTAATATATTCTATTGCATTAGGTTCGACACTTACAATTGTACCAACGATCAGCCACGCGGCTCTTGGAGATACAACTTTAAAATATGGCATGAAAAGCCAAGATGTAAAACAACTACAACAAACGTTAAAAAACAAAGGTTACTTCTCAGCGGGAACAACCACATATTTTGGGAGCATTACAAAAGATGCCTTAATGAAATTCCAACGTGCAAATCATCTTTCGGCAGATGGAATTGCTGGTAAAAATACATATCGTGCTTTATTAAGTGGCGCTACTGTAAGCAGTTCTGCAAAAGTAAGCAGCACAGGTCTTTTAAAACAAGGTTCACGCGGAGCGGCTGTACAACAAGTGCAACAACTTCTAAAAAATAAAGGCTATTTCAAAGCGAATACAACAACATACTTTGGCCCAATTACTCGTGATGCAGTCATGAACTTCCAACGTGCAAACCACTTGTCAGTAGACGGTGTGGTTGGTTCTGCTACGCTAAAAGCGCTTAACGGAGGCGGTACATCTGCAAGCACAGTGAGCTCAAGCACGTCAAGCAGTGCAACATTAAAACTTGGAATGAGCGGTTCTTCTGTTACGTCATTACAATCAAAGTTAAAGAGCAAAGGTTACCTAAAAGTAAGCCCAACTGGTTACTACGGTTCTTTAACAAAGAATGCGGTTATGGCGTTACAACGTGCACACGGCTTGTCTGTTGACGGAGTAGCAGGTCCAGCAACAATGCGTGCACTTGGTTCAGCTTCTTCTGTAAGCTCAACGTCATCAGTAAAAGGCATTACGTCTCAAGATAAAGCAGCACAAATCATTTCAATTGGTAAGCAATACATGGGAGTTCCATACGTATGGGGCGGTTCATCACCAAGCGGCTTCGACTGCAGTGGGTTCATTAACTATGTATTTGCTAAAGCAGGCGTAAGCGTACCACGTACAGCTGCAACAATCTATAGCGCTGGTCAAAGCGTATCTTCTCCATCTGTAGGGGATCTAGTATTCTTTGAAACATACAAGCCAGGTCCGTCTCACGTAGGGATCTACCTTGGAAACGGTCAATTCTTAAATGCATCGTCTTCTCGCGGTGTAACAATTACAGATATGAACACTTCTTACTGGCAGTCTCGTTATTTAGGAGCAAAAAGCTACTATTGA
- a CDS encoding ABC transporter permease subunit, translated as MGKTRNYSLYIGVFFVSLMLIGGIIGPKVAPHDLTYNSGVYSEVIDGKYTLFSPPFPPFESKQYILGTDYWGYDLLSELLYGMRYTIIIGVSVALIKVLLGTIIGIGIGMLKKQPVWWEAFEETWSYIPSFLIVYFMLVNITIESPFTPVELSVLFALIAGIVGVPSIASTVRHKTIEIKKRPFMEAAVVSGATRMTIIRKEVFPHLRSEMPYLLVIEIVHTLSLMGQLALFNLFIGGTKFDPEFNTFVSVTKEWAGLVGQARPSLMWGQSYLMFIPLAFLLFMILSFTLLAHGIKVKAQKTYFKAPWY; from the coding sequence GTGGGTAAAACGAGAAATTATTCATTGTATATTGGAGTATTCTTCGTATCCCTTATGCTAATAGGAGGCATTATTGGTCCTAAAGTTGCACCACATGATTTAACCTATAATTCAGGGGTGTATAGCGAGGTCATTGACGGGAAATATACGCTGTTTTCACCACCATTTCCTCCATTTGAAAGCAAGCAATACATATTAGGAACGGATTATTGGGGCTATGATCTTTTATCGGAACTTCTTTATGGTATGCGGTATACGATTATAATTGGAGTTTCCGTTGCGTTAATTAAGGTTTTGCTAGGAACCATTATTGGCATTGGCATTGGTATGCTGAAAAAACAACCGGTATGGTGGGAAGCGTTTGAAGAAACATGGAGTTATATTCCAAGCTTTTTGATTGTTTATTTTATGCTTGTCAACATCACCATTGAATCACCCTTTACACCTGTCGAATTAAGCGTACTATTTGCTTTGATAGCGGGAATAGTGGGAGTTCCAAGTATTGCCTCGACGGTTCGTCATAAGACGATTGAAATTAAAAAGCGGCCGTTTATGGAAGCAGCAGTAGTAAGCGGTGCGACGAGAATGACGATAATCCGCAAAGAAGTGTTTCCCCACCTACGATCAGAAATGCCGTATTTGCTCGTCATCGAAATTGTTCATACGCTCTCACTCATGGGGCAGCTTGCGTTGTTTAACTTATTTATTGGTGGGACAAAGTTTGATCCTGAATTTAACACTTTTGTGTCAGTCACAAAGGAATGGGCAGGGTTAGTAGGGCAAGCACGACCAAGCTTAATGTGGGGACAAAGCTATTTAATGTTCATCCCGCTTGCTTTCTTGCTGTTTATGATTTTATCGTTTACGCTCTTAGCGCACGGCATTAAAGTAAAAGCGCAGAAAACCTATTTTAAAGCTCCGTGGTATTAA
- a CDS encoding ABC transporter permease subunit produces the protein MLKTIWKVIFGVLLIAIIAGFPLLQDPERASLIPQFKNALNVIRELRLSSFTTYTSAYSEMGMPLSKGHLWQDIVPLAINSGLMLFYSLMIALVVSMICGYMFHRAFLSKMVRGIISVLAIIPDFVYVLLGIYVAITLYKKTGILLMVLSTKASLDYPLYPLIFLSLTPMMYLIKMLAYKYKELLTEDYIRTAMAKGLSKQYIDLQHVYKNLKPFLQADLKKVISLTVGSLFIVEYLFLIPGLTKLIFLGYEFPKVLIALSVLTVIAVLNYYVIQLFLYLFEKVFIRG, from the coding sequence ATGTTAAAAACGATATGGAAGGTGATTTTTGGTGTTTTACTAATTGCCATTATCGCTGGATTCCCGTTGTTGCAAGATCCAGAGAGAGCGTCACTTATTCCGCAGTTTAAAAATGCGTTGAATGTCATACGAGAACTTCGTCTTTCGTCCTTTACAACGTATACAAGCGCTTATTCTGAGATGGGAATGCCGCTATCAAAAGGGCATCTGTGGCAGGATATCGTCCCTCTTGCCATTAATTCGGGATTAATGCTTTTTTATAGCTTAATGATTGCCCTTGTTGTCAGCATGATTTGCGGCTATATGTTTCATCGGGCCTTTTTATCTAAAATGGTGAGAGGTATTATTTCAGTACTAGCGATTATCCCTGATTTTGTTTACGTGTTGCTTGGGATTTATGTCGCCATTACATTGTATAAAAAAACGGGTATTCTCTTAATGGTGCTATCGACAAAAGCGTCCCTAGACTATCCCCTTTATCCGCTCATTTTTTTATCGCTTACGCCGATGATGTACTTAATCAAAATGCTCGCATACAAGTACAAGGAACTACTAACAGAGGATTATATTCGCACCGCAATGGCGAAAGGATTGTCCAAGCAGTACATAGATCTACAGCACGTGTATAAGAATTTAAAACCTTTCTTACAGGCCGACTTAAAGAAAGTCATCTCATTAACTGTAGGAAGCTTATTTATCGTCGAATATTTATTTCTTATTCCGGGTCTGACAAAGCTCATTTTTCTTGGATATGAATTCCCGAAAGTACTTATTGCTTTGTCAGTTTTAACGGTCATTGCCGTACTAAATTATTACGTTATTCAACTCTTTTTATATTTATTTGAGAAGGTGTTCATTCGTGGGTAA
- a CDS encoding cupin domain-containing protein, whose product MEIYRFDQGVCRTVHKYDSNFLMTKLLVTEGITHIGCMYIEPGEVVGYHQATVDQLFIVVHGEGVVRTTEEDRTVIQKGQAAFWKQEEWHETKATTSMVVIVTEAENMKPEHFLQLVSES is encoded by the coding sequence ATGGAGATTTATCGATTTGATCAGGGTGTGTGTCGAACCGTTCATAAATACGACTCTAATTTCCTTATGACAAAGCTATTGGTAACAGAAGGCATCACTCACATTGGATGTATGTATATTGAACCGGGTGAAGTAGTAGGTTATCATCAGGCAACAGTTGATCAATTGTTTATCGTTGTGCATGGTGAAGGGGTCGTTCGCACGACAGAGGAAGATCGGACTGTCATTCAAAAAGGACAAGCTGCGTTTTGGAAACAGGAAGAATGGCATGAAACAAAAGCGACAACGAGTATGGTCGTAATCGTGACAGAGGCAGAAAATATGAAGCCGGAACATTTCTTGCAGTTGGTTTCCGAATCGTAA
- a CDS encoding site-2 protease family protein: MKKKTAGIGAALLFLASKFKWLVVVLKLTKLSTLISMLITLGAYGLFFGWKFAVALVYLLFVHEMGHLVAARRKGIATSPAIFIPFMGAVIGMKELPKNAKDEAYIAFAGPLFGLLSFLPAIPLYFWTNDPLWGLIIGFGALLNLFNLFPVSPLDGGRIVTVLSTKIWLIGLIVLIPWMIYDGSAIMILIFIIGLTTWWARIKELYEQKQLQTELTVLNEVEEVFHEVDDKSPYLSLYEPIRSELMRRHLIQKAEEFGQKEFDYNQLLYTMKKRYIPFKDDKKKLQRDEYAYRVSAYSTAKNFLRQWSLGLTYGEEDTPFNWLDKEKKKVTERLTKLQTYYLTSTKEKILWLIAYLALVGVLTGFYVWGHDILESSRLLVG, from the coding sequence ATGAAGAAAAAAACAGCCGGCATAGGAGCTGCGTTGCTGTTTTTAGCCAGTAAATTTAAATGGCTGGTGGTCGTTCTAAAGTTGACCAAGCTATCGACGCTTATATCAATGCTCATTACACTAGGGGCGTACGGGTTGTTTTTCGGGTGGAAGTTTGCCGTTGCTCTCGTATATTTGCTGTTTGTCCATGAAATGGGCCACTTAGTTGCGGCAAGAAGAAAAGGAATTGCCACGTCACCTGCGATCTTTATTCCGTTTATGGGTGCTGTAATCGGGATGAAGGAGTTGCCAAAAAATGCAAAGGATGAAGCGTATATTGCCTTTGCTGGTCCGCTTTTTGGACTTCTTTCATTTTTACCTGCTATTCCGCTATATTTTTGGACGAACGATCCGCTATGGGGACTCATTATCGGATTTGGAGCACTTTTAAATCTATTTAATTTATTTCCTGTTTCACCGCTAGACGGCGGCCGGATCGTGACGGTTTTATCCACAAAGATTTGGCTAATCGGACTTATTGTCCTTATTCCTTGGATGATTTACGATGGAAGCGCCATTATGATTTTAATCTTTATTATCGGTTTAACCACGTGGTGGGCACGCATTAAGGAACTGTATGAACAAAAACAGCTTCAAACAGAGCTTACTGTTCTAAATGAAGTAGAAGAAGTGTTTCATGAAGTAGATGATAAGAGTCCGTATCTTTCACTATACGAGCCTATTCGTTCAGAGCTTATGCGTCGTCATTTAATTCAAAAAGCAGAAGAGTTTGGTCAAAAGGAGTTTGACTACAACCAGCTGCTGTACACGATGAAAAAACGATATATTCCATTTAAAGACGATAAGAAAAAGCTGCAAAGAGATGAATATGCGTATCGAGTTAGTGCGTATTCAACGGCCAAAAATTTCTTGCGCCAATGGTCATTAGGGTTAACGTATGGGGAAGAGGACACGCCGTTTAATTGGCTAGATAAGGAAAAGAAAAAAGTAACAGAGCGTTTAACGAAGCTACAGACTTATTATTTAACATCCACAAAAGAGAAAATTCTATGGCTAATAGCGTATCTTGCACTCGTTGGTGTTCTAACAGGGTTTTACGTGTGGGGACACGACATCCTAGAGAGTAGTCGACTTTTAGTAGGATAG
- a CDS encoding toxic anion resistance protein, which yields MNVNELQTLGLDKQEELLEQKPNEIKLQLRQEPDVQRLADGIDHRNQIALLEYGKEPADEISAFSGRILNSIKSSSMEESSVLLTQLGKIMDKFDSKDFVEDKGLFSKLFNRGQKLIEKLFAKYQTMGSEIDKVYIEIKKYEDEMKKSTLTLEDLYEQNFQYYIQLEKYIVAGEMKVEEVKKQLPGLEERAASGQQLAVMELDSLRNAIELMEQRVYDLEIAKQVAYQSAPQIRMLQRGNTKLIAKINSAFVTTIPIFKAGLINAIAAKRQNMVAKSMSELDKRTNEMLLRNAQNISQQSVDIAKLAGSPSIKIETMEQTWDIIVKGMQETKAIEDENKRLREEGKVRLEELQNKFQQMKQNQR from the coding sequence ATGAATGTAAATGAGCTACAAACGCTGGGATTAGATAAGCAAGAGGAGCTACTTGAACAAAAGCCAAACGAAATTAAGCTGCAACTGCGTCAAGAACCAGACGTTCAGCGCTTAGCGGACGGTATCGATCACCGTAACCAAATCGCGCTACTAGAGTACGGGAAAGAGCCGGCGGATGAAATTTCTGCGTTTTCAGGACGTATTTTAAATTCCATTAAATCGAGTAGTATGGAAGAATCAAGCGTTCTATTAACTCAGCTAGGAAAAATCATGGACAAGTTTGATAGCAAAGATTTTGTAGAAGACAAAGGTCTTTTCTCGAAGCTATTTAACCGTGGCCAAAAACTCATTGAGAAGCTATTTGCCAAATATCAAACAATGGGTTCTGAAATTGATAAAGTATACATTGAAATTAAGAAGTATGAAGACGAAATGAAAAAATCAACCCTAACGTTAGAAGATTTATATGAACAAAATTTTCAGTATTACATTCAGCTAGAGAAGTATATTGTCGCAGGAGAAATGAAGGTCGAGGAAGTGAAAAAACAGCTTCCAGGTCTTGAGGAGCGTGCAGCAAGCGGACAACAGCTAGCTGTAATGGAGCTTGATTCCCTTCGTAATGCCATTGAGCTAATGGAACAACGCGTATACGACTTAGAGATTGCCAAACAAGTAGCTTATCAGTCTGCGCCGCAAATTCGCATGTTGCAGCGCGGGAATACGAAGCTTATTGCGAAAATTAACTCTGCGTTTGTCACGACTATTCCAATTTTTAAAGCGGGATTAATTAACGCTATTGCAGCAAAACGTCAAAACATGGTCGCAAAATCGATGAGCGAACTTGATAAGCGTACGAATGAAATGTTGTTACGTAACGCACAAAACATTTCTCAGCAAAGCGTAGATATTGCGAAGCTCGCAGGCAGTCCGAGCATTAAAATTGAGACGATGGAACAAACGTGGGATATTATTGTAAAAGGAATGCAAGAAACAAAAGCGATTGAAGATGAAAACAAACGTCTTCGTGAAGAAGGAAAAGTTCGTCTTGAAGAGCTTCAAAATAAGTTTCAGCAGATGAAGCAAAATCAGCGATAG
- a CDS encoding YceG family protein — protein sequence MSKQFQFQPIPLENVDWIDLASTSALARKGYEEGENVYKIPQVAGRFLGVPHNEDEYAEMLYALKNETANSIVLSGNLNKVITNEHRQAIQKMLMIHTEEKGLSINRFIAFLEGERLLPKGSDESYSVHIRQSFRKVLELFASQHEKELLDADFRRVFTDLVKWQFNHISIWLAENTRPVITWYGDATKSEQYFLLYLLLLGYDVLMFHPEATDIMKQLDHAEVFSKVFHYPKTSPLKPFPETKPVRKGTVAFRASQEIDELLHQDQSMLYKSWQFRDYLSRSITLKTTYDELYIVMRERAFIRPNFEVADETVYVPTIFSKVSGISKNKRHYWDRIHELTEYELASTIRTFPFTKEVKANNHFHYQNALGETGRLNPDKMMAANWWRYRELPSGLQKNIASAISRYCELPKLKPLPHENMYELQLYLFTQSMEISPQLLRMLQQFDYSQSVPRLILFNTDKNGKLSRSDSAELLLMNELGVDVVLFNPTGQNDIEQYVSEDLYDDHWLEDVSFNEEFKEASLLKRVIKKIF from the coding sequence GTGTCCAAGCAGTTTCAATTTCAGCCCATTCCATTAGAAAACGTGGACTGGATCGATCTCGCATCAACATCAGCGCTGGCGCGAAAAGGCTATGAAGAAGGAGAAAATGTCTACAAAATTCCTCAAGTAGCAGGTCGGTTTTTAGGAGTTCCTCACAATGAGGATGAATATGCCGAAATGCTGTACGCGTTAAAAAATGAAACGGCCAATAGCATTGTGCTGAGCGGGAATCTTAACAAGGTTATTACAAACGAACATCGTCAAGCAATTCAAAAAATGCTCATGATTCATACGGAAGAAAAAGGTCTTTCCATTAACCGGTTCATTGCCTTTCTAGAAGGAGAGCGTCTACTACCGAAAGGAAGCGATGAATCGTATTCCGTTCATATTCGTCAATCATTTCGAAAAGTATTGGAATTGTTTGCAAGTCAGCATGAAAAAGAGTTGTTAGATGCTGACTTTCGACGAGTGTTTACGGATTTAGTGAAATGGCAGTTCAACCATATCTCTATATGGTTAGCAGAGAATACTCGCCCTGTGATTACATGGTATGGCGATGCGACAAAAAGCGAGCAGTATTTTTTACTTTATTTATTATTACTTGGGTATGATGTGTTAATGTTTCATCCAGAAGCAACAGACATTATGAAGCAACTTGATCATGCTGAAGTCTTTAGCAAGGTGTTCCATTATCCAAAAACAAGCCCGTTAAAGCCATTTCCAGAAACAAAGCCAGTCCGAAAAGGAACGGTTGCGTTTCGTGCTTCACAAGAAATTGACGAGCTGTTGCATCAAGATCAGTCTATGCTGTATAAGTCTTGGCAGTTCCGCGATTATCTCTCTCGATCCATTACGTTAAAGACAACGTATGATGAGCTATACATCGTGATGCGTGAACGCGCGTTTATCCGACCAAACTTCGAAGTGGCTGATGAGACGGTTTATGTTCCGACTATTTTTTCTAAAGTGTCAGGAATTTCAAAGAACAAGCGCCATTACTGGGATCGAATTCACGAATTAACTGAATATGAACTAGCCTCAACTATTCGAACGTTTCCTTTTACAAAAGAAGTGAAGGCTAATAATCACTTTCACTATCAAAATGCGCTTGGTGAGACAGGGCGGCTGAATCCTGACAAAATGATGGCGGCAAACTGGTGGCGATATCGAGAGCTGCCGAGCGGTCTGCAAAAAAACATCGCAAGTGCGATTTCACGTTACTGTGAACTGCCAAAGTTAAAGCCTCTGCCACATGAAAACATGTATGAGCTGCAGCTGTATTTGTTCACACAGTCAATGGAAATATCACCACAATTGTTACGAATGCTGCAGCAATTTGATTATTCTCAATCTGTTCCGCGTCTCATTTTGTTTAATACGGATAAAAACGGCAAGTTGTCGCGTTCGGACAGTGCTGAGCTTTTACTAATGAATGAGCTTGGCGTAGATGTTGTCTTGTTTAATCCGACCGGACAAAATGATATCGAGCAATATGTGTCAGAAGATTTATATGATGACCATTGGTTAGAGGACGTCAGCTTTAACGAAGAGTTTAAAGAAGCATCCTTATTAAAACGAGTGATCAAAAAAATATTTTAA
- a CDS encoding TerC family protein translates to MNDLFFTIGAVVSSGALIALVKIILIDIILSGDNAVVIAMATRSLPKDQQNKAIFWGTVGAVVLRIGLAAIIVYLLKIPFVHLIGGLLLVWIAYKVLVEEEGEADIKSSNSLAKSIQTIIIADAVMSLDNVVAVAGAAHGNILMIAIGVLISIPIMIFGSKAIVKAMEKFAWIGYIGAGILAWTAGDMIIKDESLNDLVKLPHGVIGYVIVGIITALVLLAGYLTNRKNSQKNKLKESA, encoded by the coding sequence ATGAATGACTTATTCTTTACCATTGGAGCTGTTGTGTCGTCAGGCGCATTAATTGCTCTAGTCAAAATTATCCTCATTGATATTATTTTATCAGGGGATAATGCGGTCGTGATTGCGATGGCAACAAGAAGTTTGCCAAAAGATCAGCAAAATAAAGCGATCTTCTGGGGAACGGTTGGAGCTGTTGTGCTCCGAATTGGTTTAGCCGCTATTATTGTGTACTTATTGAAAATTCCTTTCGTTCACCTTATCGGTGGTCTTTTACTTGTATGGATTGCGTACAAGGTATTAGTAGAAGAAGAAGGCGAAGCAGATATTAAGTCCAGTAACAGCTTAGCGAAGTCCATTCAGACTATCATCATTGCTGATGCTGTTATGAGTCTTGATAACGTCGTGGCGGTAGCAGGAGCTGCTCACGGTAACATCTTAATGATTGCGATCGGAGTATTAATCAGTATTCCAATTATGATTTTCGGATCAAAAGCAATCGTAAAAGCAATGGAGAAATTTGCTTGGATCGGTTACATCGGAGCAGGGATTTTAGCATGGACAGCAGGCGATATGATTATTAAAGATGAAAGCTTGAACGATCTTGTAAAACTTCCTCATGGTGTAATTGGCTACGTTATCGTGGGAATCATTACAGCCCTAGTCTTACTTGCAGGATATCTTACAAATCGCAAAAATAGTCAAAAGAATAAACTAAAAGAATCTGCGTAA
- a CDS encoding TerD family protein, whose protein sequence is MSITLSKGQRVDLTKTNPGLTKVVIGLGWDTNKYSGGHDFDLDASAFLTNASGKVENDEEFVFYNNLKSPTGAVEHTGDNRTGEGDGDDEQLIVDFAAMPSHVERVGITVTIHDAEARRQNFGQVSNAFVRVVDADSDQEVMRYDLGEDFSIETAVVICELYKHNGEWKFNAIGSGFSGGLAALCRNYGLQV, encoded by the coding sequence ATGTCAATTACACTATCAAAAGGTCAGCGTGTGGACCTGACAAAAACAAACCCTGGTTTAACGAAAGTGGTCATTGGACTTGGTTGGGACACAAATAAATACAGCGGAGGTCATGACTTCGACTTGGATGCATCAGCGTTCTTAACCAATGCATCTGGTAAAGTAGAAAACGATGAAGAGTTTGTTTTTTATAACAACTTAAAAAGTCCTACGGGTGCTGTCGAGCATACAGGCGATAATCGTACTGGTGAAGGAGATGGCGATGATGAGCAGCTAATCGTGGATTTTGCCGCGATGCCTTCTCACGTTGAACGCGTGGGAATTACGGTTACGATCCATGATGCTGAGGCTCGCCGCCAGAACTTCGGGCAAGTTTCAAATGCGTTTGTTCGTGTGGTAGATGCGGATTCAGACCAGGAAGTGATGCGCTATGACTTAGGAGAAGATTTTTCGATCGAAACAGCGGTTGTCATATGCGAACTTTACAAGCATAATGGAGAGTGGAAGTTTAATGCGATTGGTAGCGGCTTCTCAGGTGGATTAGCTGCGCTGTGTCGTAACTATGGGTTACAGGTGTAA
- a CDS encoding TerD family protein, with translation MAINLSKGQKVDLTKTNPGLTSVVVGLGWDVNKYDGGNDFDLDSSVFLLNENGQAASEADFVFYNNTTGANGAVVHTGDNRTGVGAGDDEQVTVNLKNVPANIKKIAFTITIHEGEERNQNFGQVSNSYVRILNESTGEELIRYDLGEDFSIETAIVVGELYRHNEEWKFSAIGSGYQGGLGSLVRDFGLA, from the coding sequence ATGGCTATTAATCTATCAAAAGGACAAAAGGTTGACTTAACAAAAACAAATCCTGGTCTAACAAGCGTTGTTGTAGGATTAGGATGGGACGTAAATAAGTATGACGGTGGCAACGACTTTGACCTGGATTCTTCTGTTTTCTTGCTAAATGAAAATGGACAAGCTGCTTCAGAAGCTGACTTTGTTTTCTATAACAATACAACAGGTGCAAACGGGGCAGTTGTTCATACAGGAGATAACCGCACAGGCGTTGGCGCAGGTGATGATGAGCAAGTAACGGTTAACCTTAAAAATGTACCAGCGAACATTAAAAAAATTGCCTTTACGATCACGATCCATGAAGGCGAAGAGCGCAACCAAAACTTTGGTCAAGTAAGCAACTCATACGTGCGTATTCTAAACGAATCAACGGGTGAAGAACTTATTCGCTACGACCTTGGAGAAGATTTCTCTATTGAAACAGCCATTGTAGTAGGTGAGCTTTATCGCCATAACGAAGAATGGAAATTCAGCGCGATCGGAAGCGGTTATCAAGGCGGTCTAGGATCTTTAGTAAGAGACTTCGGATTAGCGTAA
- a CDS encoding TerD family protein, with product MAISLTKGQKIDLTKGQQGLSKLMVGLGWDPVKKKSFLGFGGGGANIDCDASVLMLDEDGKLRSQRKIIYFGNRESACQSIRHSGDNLTGHGDGDDEQIFVDLKKVPSIVHKLVFVVNIYDADKRHQDFGMIQNAFIRIVDASSNNELVHYNITDNFSGLTTLFAGELYRHGGEWKFSAVGEGTKDISISQVASKYS from the coding sequence ATGGCAATTTCATTAACAAAAGGTCAAAAAATTGATTTAACAAAAGGTCAGCAGGGACTTTCTAAATTGATGGTTGGTCTAGGATGGGATCCTGTAAAGAAGAAAAGCTTCCTTGGATTTGGTGGAGGCGGAGCGAACATTGATTGTGACGCTTCTGTACTAATGCTAGATGAAGATGGAAAGCTTCGCAGTCAGCGCAAAATTATTTACTTTGGGAACAGAGAAAGCGCTTGTCAAAGTATTCGTCACTCTGGCGATAACTTAACAGGACACGGAGACGGAGATGATGAACAAATCTTCGTTGATTTAAAAAAAGTGCCGTCTATTGTACATAAATTAGTGTTCGTTGTGAATATTTATGATGCGGATAAGCGTCATCAAGATTTTGGCATGATTCAAAATGCATTTATTCGAATTGTTGATGCATCTTCAAACAATGAGCTTGTTCATTATAACATTACCGACAATTTTTCGGGGTTAACAACGCTGTTTGCAGGAGAACTCTATCGCCATGGTGGCGAGTGGAAATTCTCTGCTGTCGGTGAGGGAACAAAAGACATATCCATTTCTCAAGTTGCTAGCAAATACTCTTAA